In the genome of Afipia felis ATCC 53690, the window GCGATTCAGACGCCAGCTTCCGCCGACGTGCTCCGCAAGAACCCACTCGGCATCTACGTCACCGCAATCAACTGGTCGAAGGAGCTGGGACAATGACCCCGCCGATTTCTAAGGAGGCCGGCGGTCCGGCTTCACGTTTCTCCGCCAATCCGCAAAGCCGGAGGGGAGCAAATGCGGCTTTCCGTAAGGCCGGCCTCATGTCTTTGCTGATGTCCGTCACCGCGCTTGGCGGTTGTGCGAACAATTTCGTTCCGCCCGACATCAATTACGACAGCGCCGCGCCAGCCAAGCTCACCGTCGATCCACCGGCGCCCATCAGGATCGTCGAGCTTCCCAAGCCACTTCCGCTACCCGGACAATTGAAGCCGATCGAAGGTGGAAAGCCGACACCGGAAGCCGCTGACCCGACTGTGCGTGTCAACCAAGCCAATGCCGCGGCGCGAATCCAGCCGGTGCGCAACGGCTTCATCAACGCGGTTCAGGTCTATCCCTTCTCCGGCGGAGCGCTCTATCAAGTCTATACGGCGCCCGGCGAGATCACCGATATTGCACTGCAGGACGGCGAGCAGCTCGTCGGCTCCGGCCCCGTGGCAGCCGGCGACACCGTGCGGTGGATCATCGGCGATACCGGGAGTGGCGCGGGCGCGACCAAGAAGGTCCACATCCTAGTCAAGCCGACGAGACCGCAGCTGCTCACCAATCTGGTGATCAACACGGATCGGCGGACCTATCTCCTTGAGCTGCGCTCGACGGAGAAGACCTATATGGCCTCAGTCTCCTGGCAGTATCCCGAAGACCAGCTCATCGCGCTTCGGCGGCAGAACCAGGAGGCCGCCGCCGCGGCACCGATCGCGGCCGGCGTCGATCTCGCCTCGATCAACTTCCGTTACGCGATCCAGGGCGACAACCCGGCCTGGCGGCCGCTGCGCGCCTTCGACGACGGGAAGAAGGTCTATATCGAATTCCCGAGCGGCATTGCCCAGGGCGAGATGCCGCCGCTGTTCGTCATCGGTCCGGCCGGCGGCTCCGAGCTGGTGAACTACCGGGTGAACCGCAACTACTACATCGTTGACCGCCTGTTCGCCGCCGCCGAATTGCGTCTCGGCGACAAGGATAGCGAGCGGCGCGTCCGCATCGTCCGCACCGACGGAAGGCCGCGGTCATGACGGCGGAAGGCCCTGAAGAACAACCGCCGTCGCCAACGCCCGTCGTACCGCCTGACCTGCGGCTTCGGGGCGAACGGCCACGCGTCACGCGCTTGTCGCGCAGGGTGCTGATTGGTCTGGGCGCCGTTTCGGCGCTCGCCGTCGCGGGCGCGCTCGGCTACGCGCTCCAGACTCGCCACGCGGCGCAGAGCGGCCAAGAGCTACTCTCAACGCAGAGCCGTCCCTCGGCTGAAGGCCTGGCAAGACTCCCAAAAGACTATACCGGCCTGCCGCGGCAGGCTCCGCCGCTTGGGCCGCCACTGCCCGGCGATCTCGGCAAGCCGATCCTCAATGCCGGTGCTGCGCCGAACACCGTCGCTTCCGCAACGACGCCCGATCCGGAAGCGCAGCGCCGAGCGCAAGAGATCGAGGCGGCGCGGCTCAGCCGTCTCTTCGCCCAGACCAGTCAGCAGCCTCGGCCGGTCGGGCTCGCCGCGCCGGCTGCAACGGGGACCACGGCGGGCCCGCCGCCCACACCGCCGGTCGAAGCCGGCGCCGCGCAGAACATGCAGGACCGCAAGACGGCCTTCCTCAACGCTTCGACGGACAAGCGCACGGACCGGCTCGACGCCAAGGCCTCGCCTTACATCGTGCAGGCCGGCACTGTGATCCCTGCCGCGCTCATCACGGGCATTCGTTCCGATCTGCCCGGCCAGATCACCGCGCAGGTGACCGAGGCGGTCTACGACAGCCCGACCGGCAAATATCTTCTGATCCCGCAGGGCGCAAAGCTGATCGGCCAATACGATAGCTCCGTCGCCTTTGGCCAGAGCCGAGTTCTCTTGATCTGGACCCGCATAATTATGCCGGATGGCAACTCGATCGTGCTGGAACGCCAGCCCGGCGCCGACACGCAGGGCTATGCTGGCCTCGAGGACGAGGTCGACAACCATTGGGGCATGCTGTTCAAGGCTGCCGTCCTCTCGACCCTGCTCAGCGTGGGTGCCGAAGCGGGCACGAGCCAGAATGAGAACAACCTTGTTCAGGCGATCCGCAGCGGCGCCTCCAACAGCATTAGCCAGACCGGCCAGCAGATCGTCCAACGCCAGCTCAACATCCAGCCAACTCTCACGATCCGGCCGGGCTTCCCCGTCCGCGTCATTGTAACGCGCGATCTGGTGCTGGCCCCGTATGCGCAGGGAGGAACGCCGTGACGAAGCTCAAACTCGGGACGCTCCCGGATGACAAGCCAGTAAAGGTCAGCCTCGAATTACCCGCCTCCGTGCATCGCGACCTGGTTGCCTATGCCGAGGTGCTGGGACGGACGACCGGACGCCCTGTCTCAGATCCCGCCAAGCTGATCGCGCCGATGATCCAGCGCTTCATGGCCACTGATCGCGCCTTCGCCAAGGCGCGAAACGATCGTGCCCAGCCTTAACTTGGATCAGAATCGCTCGATAGATCTGGATAACGTTCGCGGACCATGTCGAGAAACGGGCGGAGAGAGGGGTTGCTATTCGTCTTCCGCCAGTACGCCCAAAAGTTCAAACGTGTTGGCCCATCGCTCTCGTGGACTTCCCGAAAGGTGACGCCGGGATATGTCGCGCCCGTTGCGCCCTCTAACGCAACCAAGATACCCCAACCAGCGCCGACCATTGTCAGAAGCCGGTCCAGCGCAACTTCGTGGTGGTTCAGTCGACCGGCGTCTTGGCATCCGAGTTTGTTAGCGAGAAGTTTGATGAATTCCGGACCAGGCCCACGCAACGGCACCAGCAGAACCTCGGCTTTCAGGTCGGCCCAGTGAATCGTCTCTCGGCGGCTGAGCGGGTGATCCTCCGGAAGCGCAACCACGACCCGTTCGCTCCAAACCGGCAATGACCTTCCCTCCCATCGGGCATGGCCTTCTGCAACGAATGCAATGTCAACCGCTGAACTCGCGAGATCAGCTATCAACTGGTCGCTCGATCCATCGACCAAGTGCGTTTCTACATCCGGAAAGCGCTTGCGATATTCGATGAGCGTGGCGCGCAAATTGCCGGCCGAAAGAGAAGCATGGATGCCGATCGTCAGGCGTCCACTCTCGCCCCGGGAGCGGCTTTTGAGGCGAGCCGTGATTGTTTCTGCCTCACCAATTATCCGGCGCGCGGCGTCTAGGAACTCCAAGCCTTCAGTTGTCGGCCGAGTGCCGCCGTTCGTTCGTTGGAAGAGTTGGACACCAAGCATGGACTCCAAACCGCGCAAGCGGCGGCTAAGCGTGGATTGACGGATGTTGAGTGCTTCCGCTGCCTGACGCAGACTCCGGTGCTGCGTCGCGATGATGGCCCATCTGAGATCTTGCAGTTCTATGGGCATCTTCGAAAGTCAGCCTCAGCGGCAGACTCCGACGCGCGTCACCGAGCGATATCCGATCTCGAGCCGGTCTCAGCGTTGGGCCTGCCATGTTTGCAGGGTGGATCCACGAGGGCGCAGTTAGGTCATTTCGTTTTCCCGAATGCGCGCTTTGCAACGGCGGAGAGGGTCGCATCGAGGGATAGACGGCCCGGCCCTAACGCCATGATGGCGAGCGCCATCGAGGCCCATGGCAGATGGAAGTTCGCCCAGCCTTCGGGGACGGTAAGCTGGATGACGCCTGTCATCGTCAGAAGCCCGAGCGCGACGAAGCGGGTGCCCAGGCCGAGAACTAGCAGGATCGGCAGCGTGATCTCCGCCATCCCCACCAGATGCGCAACGACAATTGGCATCGGGAACGGATACTCGCTGCCGAAGATGTGAAGCTTGAACATGTTCTCGAAGAGGAAAGCGGTGCTCGGTGACAAGGACAGGAAACCGTCCCAGCGCGTCAGCCCTGACTTGAAGAATGGAACGGCGAGCGCGATCCGCAGAATCGGCGGCGCCACGATCACACCAATTCTGCCGATCCAGGATTGCAACATCTCCGCAAATCGACCGATGCAGCCCGATCGAAGGGAAGACAGTGCATGTAATGTGCTGGCGCTCATATTAGGATCCTTGCGCATCAAGGCAGATGCCCGTGCGCGTCTGAAAGGCGAAGAGCGCGCCGGCGTCGATAAGACCGGCGATGTTCGCGGTAAGGTCGAAACGGCGATCACAGGCGGTGGCTAACTGGGTCGCATCCGCGACGGTGTGCCCAGCGTCGAGCGCGCCGATGAAGTCCGCAGCTCCCGGCGGCAGAGATCGAACTTCGACAGTCGCGTCCGGCCGAACGACCAAGGTGTCTTCGCCTTCATCATCCAACGTCACCTGTCCAGGCTCACCCTCCTCAGCATTCATGCGCCATATCGTGAGTGCCGGCATGCTGGAACGGCAAACCTGGACGGACGGGTGAAGCAGGAGGCGAAGGCCAGGAAGCTCGTCAGCCGCTATGTTGGCGAAGGAGCCCGAACTGAGCGGGCAGGCCTCCGCCGCGTGGTAGGCTAAGACCCAAGCCCATTCGATGCGCGTCACATCGGCCAGATAGGGCACGCTTGCGGCTGGGGGAAACGTCTCAACGAACGCAGGAAATGTCCCGCCGTACTCGAGAAGGATCGGCGACCGCGGCGGCTCGGCGCGGACATAAATCCCCGCCATTGCGTCGAAGAACTCTTCCCCGACCAATCGCCGTGCCGCGGGGTAAGCAGCCTTCAGTATCTCGGTGAGGCCCACGACGACGTTGTTTCGGTAAACCGCGAAGCGCTTCGGACAGACGTCACCATCGGGACCAATGATCCCGCTCGGCGTCGGGCGCTCTGGATCGAGCAGAGCGGCCGCAAATTCCCGCTGCCGATCAGCCGATAGCAGCACGACGAACTTCCTTCGTTTCGAGCGCGCCCATCAGGACGTCAGCCATAGCGGCCTCGGCCGCGAGTTCGCGCCACGGGGGAATGTTGGCGTCCCATTCAATCAGCGTCGGGATGGGCCCCGTGCGCGTGATGACCCTCCGGAAGAGATTCCACACCAGCTCGTCGACGAGTTTGTCATGGGTGTCGATAAGCAGCGGGCGCCCCTTATCGTCAATCTCGCGCGTATGGCCCGCGAGATGGATCTCCCGTACATGGGCGAGAGGGAAATCGGCGATGTAGCGCTCCGCGTCCCAAAGCTGGTTTGTGCAGGAGACATGCACATTGTTGACATCCAGCAACAAGCCGCAGCCGGTTCTCCGCACAACCTCGCTGATGAATTCGGTTTCCCCCCACGTGCTCTCCTCGAACCAAACATATGTCGACGGATTCTCAAGCAACATCTGGCGGCCGAGCGCCGTCTGCACCTCATCGATATGGTCCGAGACGCGCACGAGCGTCTCGGTGGTATAGGGGGCCGGCAACAGGTCGTTCAAAAAGCCAGTATCGTGCGTCGACCAGGCGAGATGTTCGGAGAACAGTCCCGGCCGGTATCGACGGATGAGGTCGGCGAGCCTGGTCAGGTGTTCTCGATCGAGCGGCCGCGTGCCACCGATCGACAACCCAACTCCATGCAGCGACAGGGGATACCGTTCGCGAATGCGCGTCAAATACCGATGAGGCGGGCCGCCGGCCCCCATGTAGTTCTCGGCGTGAACCTCGAAAAACCCGACATCGGGCGTCTCGGAGAGAATGCGCTGATAGTGCTCCGCCTTCAGGCCGACGCCGGCGCGCCGGGGTATGGCGGTCTTATCCGCCGGACAGAGTTCTGTCGACATGGGAGCCTCTCAACAACGGGGTGAAGGTTTGGGCGGACGCATGCGCCATCCGCCCATCGACGCTTCAGGCCTTCGGGGTGAGGCTGCCCACGCCATTCGGCGTCTTGATCGAGGTGCAGGTCCCCTTCGGCTCCAGTTTGAAGGCGTTGCCCTGGTAGTTGGCGGTGCTTGTGCCGGCGCAGGTCGTGCCGGCCCCGGCGTAACAGTCGTTCTGGCCCTTCAGGGCGACGCCGTAGCACATCTCCATCTTGCCGGACATGACCGACTTCTTGGTCATATCCTGCTTCTGCATCATCTGCTCCTTGGTCATCATGCCGGAGCTCTGCGCCATCGCGGGCGCCGCAGCGAGACCACCCAGAGCAAGGGCGAAAGCGCTCGCCACGAGCGTGGACGTCGAATGATTGACCTTCATGTAGAAACCTCCGAACGGGTTGAGCCAGCGACGGAGATCGTGCGCTAGCGAGCACGCTGTTGTAGCCTGCTCAATTCAAAGTTCGGCTGTTGGGGTAGAATGGTTACGTTCAGCAGGCGCGGCACATTTCGGCCCACTCATCACGACGAGGCTTCGCCCGACGTCACAGCGCCATTGACCTCGGCGGATCTTCCGCCCGGCCTTGGCGTCACGCGGCCCCGCGGCGGTCACGCATGCGTTCGCATCTCAGCATTAAAGGTTACTATCAGTCGGCAAAAAGAAATCCCCTGCCAGAAGCCTTCCTCGGAGATACGATGGAACAACGCGCCAGACGTCATGTCGAATCGCGGCACCGAAGTTACGAGGAAGACGGTCGATGGCATCGGGCAACCAGAAGGGTAACCCGCTATTGAGAGTCGTTGGTGGAAGCCAGACCAGTCGCCATGCTGATAGTACTTCGGCGAAGCGCGACGTCGAATGGTCGATCTTCATGGCGCGGGCGCAGGCCGGCGACGGTGAGGCTTATCGACGGCTTCTGACCGAGATCACGCCCTATCTGCGCCTTTTGGTGGGACGCCATCATCGCTCTCCTCAAGATGTCGAAGACACGATCCAAGACATCTTGCTCACCATCCACTCCGTTCGCCAGATATATGACCCGACACGTCCCTTCACACCCTGGCTTGTGGCAATCAGCCGTAGACGGATCATTGACCGGCTGCGGCAACAAGGACGTTCCGCTCGTCGCGAAACGCCATTGAACGAAGACCATGAAACCATTGCTGACGCTGAGACGAACTTAGAGACGAGAGCTGATGGACGATCGGTGCGCGAAGCGGTGGAGAAACTGCCGCCAGGCCAACGAGAAGCCGTCACGCTCCTGAAGCTCCAGGAGATGTCGTTGAAAGAGGCTGCGGATCAAAGCGGTATGTCCATCGCGGCGTTGAAGGTCGCGACGCATCGGGCTCTCAAGAGTCTCCGCGCGATTCTTGGCAAGGGTGATATTACGTGATCACGACCCCAGACCTCATTGCCTCTCTCAGCGCGAATGCGACGCCCGTGCGCCGCCTGCGACCGCCGGTTCTGCGCGCGTGCTTCTGGCTCGCCCTGGCGGCCCTGGTTCTCGTCCTGCTCGGCATCAGCCACGGCCTGCGTCCGGACTTCGCAAAGCAGCTCGCCGATCGCGTCTACGTGGTTGGACTTGTTGCCTCTCTGCTGACAGGTGTGCTGGCAGCCGTTGCTGCGTTCATGCTCAGCCTCCCCGATCGTTCACGCCTGTACAGCCTCCTGCCTCTGCCGAGCCTGCTGGTCTGGATGTCGACCGTCGGCGTCGGTTGCCTGACCGATTGGGTCTCCGTAGGCCCAGCGGGCATGCAAATGGGCGAGGCGGTATCGTGCTTCGCGACGCTGGTGTTGACCAGCCTGCCGCTGTCCTTAGCGCTGCTTGTCATGCTGCGTTACACCGCTCGGCTGCGCCCGATTGCCGTAATCTGGATGGGCAGTGTCGCCGTTGGAGCGCTGACCGCAAGCGCCCTGTCTCTGTTCCACGACATTGACGCAACTGTCATGATCCTCATGTGGAACCTCGGGGCCGCAATCCTGATCATCGCCCTTGGCAGGATCTTTGGACGACGAATGCTGTCCTGGGTGGCGCCCCAGCCGCTGGACCGTTTCACATGATGTGGACGCGCCCGTTCCTGCTCATTGCAACACTGGTTCTCGTTTCTGCGGCGGCAATGATCTCTAGCGCGAATGCACGCCCCGAATCGCTCAATCCGCCAACGCTGCGCAACGGAATAAGCCAGTTCATTTTAGAGGAACCGCTGAAACCTGCGCCGCTCATGCGACTCCGCGGCCTCGACGGCCGCATGCTGAGCATGGAAAAGTTCTACGGAAAGGTCGTCCTTCTTAATTTCTGGGCCAGTTGGTGTGCTCCTTGTGTGGAGGAAATGCCGTCTCTCGAGGCGCTTGCGGCCAGTCTTCCTCCCGACCGCTTTGTCGTCGTCGCGGTCTCACTTGACGGCGGCGATGGACGGCAGGTGCAGTCGTTCATCAATCGACACAATCTTCGGCACCTGACCGTGGTGCTTGATCCCGACCACGAGTTCGGTGCGCTGACCAGTGAGGGGAAGCCGGAACCGGTTATGCCCGTCTATGGATATCCAACCACCTACGTCTTGGACAAGCGGGGCTTGGTCACAGGGTTTCTGGTTGGTCCCACGACGTGGGACTCTCCACTCGCACGTTCGTTCATCGACTATTTCATCAATCTAAAGTGACGGCTTCGCCGTCCGCTCACGAACCAGGGCGAAGTAAGAATGACCATTTTAGGCGTACTTGGCGGAAGCGGCGTTTACGACATTGCCGGGCTTGAGAATCCAACTTGGCGGAGGGTCGCATCGCCCTTCGGCGAGACATCCGACGAATTTCTTTTCGGTACGCTCGAC includes:
- a CDS encoding sigma-70 family RNA polymerase sigma factor, which codes for MASGNQKGNPLLRVVGGSQTSRHADSTSAKRDVEWSIFMARAQAGDGEAYRRLLTEITPYLRLLVGRHHRSPQDVEDTIQDILLTIHSVRQIYDPTRPFTPWLVAISRRRIIDRLRQQGRSARRETPLNEDHETIADAETNLETRADGRSVREAVEKLPPGQREAVTLLKLQEMSLKEAADQSGMSIAALKVATHRALKSLRAILGKGDIT
- a CDS encoding BufA1 family periplasmic bufferin-type metallophore encodes the protein MKVNHSTSTLVASAFALALGGLAAAPAMAQSSGMMTKEQMMQKQDMTKKSVMSGKMEMCYGVALKGQNDCYAGAGTTCAGTSTANYQGNAFKLEPKGTCTSIKTPNGVGSLTPKA
- the trbG gene encoding P-type conjugative transfer protein TrbG, with amino-acid sequence MTPPISKEAGGPASRFSANPQSRRGANAAFRKAGLMSLLMSVTALGGCANNFVPPDINYDSAAPAKLTVDPPAPIRIVELPKPLPLPGQLKPIEGGKPTPEAADPTVRVNQANAAARIQPVRNGFINAVQVYPFSGGALYQVYTAPGEITDIALQDGEQLVGSGPVAAGDTVRWIIGDTGSGAGATKKVHILVKPTRPQLLTNLVINTDRRTYLLELRSTEKTYMASVSWQYPEDQLIALRRQNQEAAAAAPIAAGVDLASINFRYAIQGDNPAWRPLRAFDDGKKVYIEFPSGIAQGEMPPLFVIGPAGGSELVNYRVNRNYYIVDRLFAAAELRLGDKDSERRVRIVRTDGRPRS
- a CDS encoding TrbI/VirB10 family protein codes for the protein MTAEGPEEQPPSPTPVVPPDLRLRGERPRVTRLSRRVLIGLGAVSALAVAGALGYALQTRHAAQSGQELLSTQSRPSAEGLARLPKDYTGLPRQAPPLGPPLPGDLGKPILNAGAAPNTVASATTPDPEAQRRAQEIEAARLSRLFAQTSQQPRPVGLAAPAATGTTAGPPPTPPVEAGAAQNMQDRKTAFLNASTDKRTDRLDAKASPYIVQAGTVIPAALITGIRSDLPGQITAQVTEAVYDSPTGKYLLIPQGAKLIGQYDSSVAFGQSRVLLIWTRIIMPDGNSIVLERQPGADTQGYAGLEDEVDNHWGMLFKAAVLSTLLSVGAEAGTSQNENNLVQAIRSGASNSISQTGQQIVQRQLNIQPTLTIRPGFPVRVIVTRDLVLAPYAQGGTP
- the bufB gene encoding MNIO family bufferin maturase, whose amino-acid sequence is MSTELCPADKTAIPRRAGVGLKAEHYQRILSETPDVGFFEVHAENYMGAGGPPHRYLTRIRERYPLSLHGVGLSIGGTRPLDREHLTRLADLIRRYRPGLFSEHLAWSTHDTGFLNDLLPAPYTTETLVRVSDHIDEVQTALGRQMLLENPSTYVWFEESTWGETEFISEVVRRTGCGLLLDVNNVHVSCTNQLWDAERYIADFPLAHVREIHLAGHTREIDDKGRPLLIDTHDKLVDELVWNLFRRVITRTGPIPTLIEWDANIPPWRELAAEAAMADVLMGALETKEVRRAAIG
- a CDS encoding HvfC/BufC N-terminal domain-containing protein, yielding MLLSADRQREFAAALLDPERPTPSGIIGPDGDVCPKRFAVYRNNVVVGLTEILKAAYPAARRLVGEEFFDAMAGIYVRAEPPRSPILLEYGGTFPAFVETFPPAASVPYLADVTRIEWAWVLAYHAAEACPLSSGSFANIAADELPGLRLLLHPSVQVCRSSMPALTIWRMNAEEGEPGQVTLDDEGEDTLVVRPDATVEVRSLPPGAADFIGALDAGHTVADATQLATACDRRFDLTANIAGLIDAGALFAFQTRTGICLDAQGS
- a CDS encoding DoxX family protein — protein: MSASTLHALSSLRSGCIGRFAEMLQSWIGRIGVIVAPPILRIALAVPFFKSGLTRWDGFLSLSPSTAFLFENMFKLHIFGSEYPFPMPIVVAHLVGMAEITLPILLVLGLGTRFVALGLLTMTGVIQLTVPEGWANFHLPWASMALAIMALGPGRLSLDATLSAVAKRAFGKTK
- a CDS encoding LysR family transcriptional regulator; amino-acid sequence: MPIELQDLRWAIIATQHRSLRQAAEALNIRQSTLSRRLRGLESMLGVQLFQRTNGGTRPTTEGLEFLDAARRIIGEAETITARLKSRSRGESGRLTIGIHASLSAGNLRATLIEYRKRFPDVETHLVDGSSDQLIADLASSAVDIAFVAEGHARWEGRSLPVWSERVVVALPEDHPLSRRETIHWADLKAEVLLVPLRGPGPEFIKLLANKLGCQDAGRLNHHEVALDRLLTMVGAGWGILVALEGATGATYPGVTFREVHESDGPTRLNFWAYWRKTNSNPSLRPFLDMVRERYPDLSSDSDPS
- a CDS encoding NrsF family protein, whose amino-acid sequence is MITTPDLIASLSANATPVRRLRPPVLRACFWLALAALVLVLLGISHGLRPDFAKQLADRVYVVGLVASLLTGVLAAVAAFMLSLPDRSRLYSLLPLPSLLVWMSTVGVGCLTDWVSVGPAGMQMGEAVSCFATLVLTSLPLSLALLVMLRYTARLRPIAVIWMGSVAVGALTASALSLFHDIDATVMILMWNLGAAILIIALGRIFGRRMLSWVAPQPLDRFT
- a CDS encoding TlpA disulfide reductase family protein; protein product: MMWTRPFLLIATLVLVSAAAMISSANARPESLNPPTLRNGISQFILEEPLKPAPLMRLRGLDGRMLSMEKFYGKVVLLNFWASWCAPCVEEMPSLEALAASLPPDRFVVVAVSLDGGDGRQVQSFINRHNLRHLTVVLDPDHEFGALTSEGKPEPVMPVYGYPTTYVLDKRGLVTGFLVGPTTWDSPLARSFIDYFINLK
- a CDS encoding DUF2274 domain-containing protein; the encoded protein is MTKLKLGTLPDDKPVKVSLELPASVHRDLVAYAEVLGRTTGRPVSDPAKLIAPMIQRFMATDRAFAKARNDRAQP